A genomic window from Mobula hypostoma chromosome X1, sMobHyp1.1, whole genome shotgun sequence includes:
- the LOC134340322 gene encoding acanthoscurrin-2-like, whose protein sequence is GEGEGGGGRGKGGRGKGGRGEGGGGGGRGEGGGGRGKGEGEGGRGRGRGEGGRGKGKGEGEGGRGEGGKGGRGEGGKGGRGKGEGGRGKGEGGRGKGEGGRGKGKGKGKGEGGRGKGKGGRGEGGKGGRGKGDGDRGRGRGRGKRGRGKGDGDRGRGRGRGEGGRGEGGKGGRGKGEGGRGKGEGGRGKGEGGRGKGKGEGEGEGEGGRGKGEGGRGK, encoded by the coding sequence ggggagggggaagggggagggggaagggggaaggggggaagggggaaggggggaaggggggaggggggagggggaggggggaggggggaggggggaggggggagggggaagggggaaggggaagggggaaggggaaggggaaggggggaagggggaagggggaaggggaagggggaaggggaagggggaaggggggaaggggggaaggggggaaggggggaaggggggaaggggggaagggggaagggggaagggggaagggggaagggggaagggggaagggggaagggggaagggggaagggggaaggggaaggggaaggggaagggggaagggggaagggggaaggggaaggggggaaggggggaaggggggaaggggggaaggggaaaaggagatggtgataggggaaggggaaggggaagggggaagcggggaaggggaaaaggagatggtgataggggaaggggaaggggaaggggggaagggggaaggggggaaggggggaaggggggaagggggaagggggaagggggaagggggaagggggaagggggaagggggaagggggaagggggaagggggaaggggaagggggaaggggaaggggaaggggaagggggaagggggaagggggaagggggaagggggaag